Proteins encoded by one window of Chloroflexota bacterium:
- a CDS encoding phosphatase PAP2 family protein has product MDTTGAAPGTTAIRRWRPGHWPTVTLVLLASVLAVLAVLASREPSFGWDRAIASWLLGFSAPAYDAFMEAVSVPGNRLGVWITMLAGAALATWLLGWRAGLLVFIGLGVMGVNEVFKDVVDRPRPLEDPAGGGESFPSGHTMHAVLTSGLLWLLVMPKLTRLTHRRLLLAAMLAWPVLVGVSRVHLERHWPSDVLGAYVFGAALLIVMAWVWPRVQPAAVETTAGERAP; this is encoded by the coding sequence TTGGACACCACCGGGGCCGCGCCGGGCACGACAGCCATCCGCCGCTGGCGCCCCGGCCACTGGCCGACTGTGACCCTCGTCCTGCTTGCGTCCGTCCTTGCCGTGCTGGCCGTCCTTGCGAGCCGGGAGCCGTCCTTCGGCTGGGACCGCGCGATCGCCTCGTGGCTCCTCGGCTTCTCCGCCCCCGCCTACGACGCCTTCATGGAGGCCGTCTCGGTGCCGGGCAACCGGCTTGGCGTGTGGATAACCATGCTGGCGGGGGCTGCGCTGGCCACTTGGCTGCTCGGCTGGCGCGCCGGGCTGCTGGTGTTCATCGGCCTCGGGGTGATGGGCGTCAACGAGGTGTTCAAGGACGTCGTCGACCGGCCGCGGCCGCTGGAGGACCCGGCGGGCGGCGGCGAGAGCTTTCCGAGCGGCCACACGATGCACGCCGTGCTCACATCGGGCCTCCTCTGGCTGCTCGTCATGCCGAAGCTAACGAGGCTGACGCACCGGCGTCTGCTGCTGGCGGCCATGCTCGCCTGGCCTGTGCTCGTCGGCGTCTCCCGCGTGCACCTGGAGCGGCACTGGCCCAGCGACGTCCTCGGCGCCTACGTCTTCGGCGCCGCGCTGCTCATCGTCATGGCGTGGGTCTGGCCGAGGGTGCAGCCCGCCGCGGTTGAGACGACCGCAGGCGAGAGGGCGCCATGA
- a CDS encoding A/G-specific adenine glycosylase, whose protein sequence is MPDTKGATHEDIADDAVAQVQDALLSWFKAAQRRLPWRGTTDGYAILVSEVMLQQTQVERVIPVYHAFLQRFPTFESLAEAPPSEVIRAWAGMGYNRRALNLQRAAQVIVERHGGALPGDPRALRALPGVGEYTANALACFALGQQTAVVDTNVRRVLGRVFHWPSTPSDRESADTARRVLPEGQAWSWNQALMDLGATVCTSRRPTCLLCPLRELCRASGAFEADPAVIAEGRAAYRPKTERFEGSSRYYRGRVVAHLRGLATGESCGVDDLGAAVKADYSDADAAWLRALLEGLARDGLVALHGGDDGARVSLP, encoded by the coding sequence ATGCCGGACACCAAGGGTGCGACCCACGAGGACATCGCCGACGACGCCGTCGCGCAGGTGCAGGACGCGCTGCTGTCGTGGTTCAAGGCGGCGCAGCGGCGGCTGCCCTGGCGCGGGACAACCGACGGCTACGCCATCCTCGTCTCCGAGGTCATGCTGCAACAGACGCAGGTGGAGCGCGTCATCCCCGTCTACCACGCCTTCCTGCAACGCTTTCCCACATTCGAGAGCCTCGCCGAGGCGCCGCCGTCGGAGGTCATCCGCGCGTGGGCGGGCATGGGCTACAACCGGCGAGCGCTGAACCTGCAGCGGGCCGCGCAAGTGATAGTCGAGCGGCACGGCGGCGCGCTGCCCGGCGACCCCAGGGCGCTGCGTGCTCTCCCCGGCGTCGGCGAGTACACGGCCAATGCGCTGGCCTGCTTCGCGCTGGGGCAGCAGACGGCCGTGGTCGACACGAACGTGCGCCGCGTGCTGGGCCGCGTCTTCCACTGGCCCTCAACGCCGTCGGACCGCGAGTCGGCGGACACCGCGCGGCGCGTCCTCCCCGAGGGGCAGGCGTGGTCGTGGAACCAGGCGCTGATGGACCTCGGCGCGACGGTCTGCACGTCGCGCCGGCCGACGTGCCTGCTGTGCCCGCTGCGCGAGCTGTGCCGGGCGTCGGGCGCCTTCGAGGCGGATCCCGCCGTCATCGCCGAGGGCCGCGCGGCATACCGGCCCAAGACCGAGCGCTTCGAGGGGTCGAGCCGCTACTACCGCGGCCGCGTCGTGGCGCACCTGCGCGGGCTTGCGACGGGCGAGTCCTGCGGCGTCGACGACCTTGGCGCTGCCGTGAAGGCGGACTACTCGGACGCCGACGCCGCGTGGTTGCGCGCACTGCTCGAGGGGCTGGCGCGGGACGGGCTCGTCGCGCTGCACGGCGGGGACGACGGAGCACGGGTGAGCCTGCCGTAG
- a CDS encoding MFS transporter, with the protein MRTSIAQRTPFYYGWVIVAFGFVFGAFNVGMTSWGLGVFVTPMQEELEWDRSLVFLPLLVGAIVTTPLGIIVGPWADTRHGPRILALVGILLFGASLLYMKVAGSELGYIFIFGIVGGVGRFTVAMALVVVPKWFVRKRGIAQATVSAGFSVGPLLFPLVLQALVESVGWRDAWFIMGIALIVLAGPGAFFIIRSPEDVGLRPDGDKEEAPPRAGAPQTPAGARGASPGPGGRVSAASEVSLTRREALHTSQFWMLVVAIGMATLAIRGMIPNFQPFFISLGFDATTAAASISVYAVPAIVMGFVFGGLADRHGPQRPFLAVCSIVASGLFLVSLVSQFQSTGMMFATMLYLGFGLNAFFVVSQVFVANTFGRQHLGAIRGVMQTVNNLATFGGPWIFGVLFDLYADYALLFGLAVAVWLVTIVLGGLVRPLRRPPVLSAPVNV; encoded by the coding sequence ATGAGGACTTCCATCGCCCAGCGGACGCCCTTCTACTACGGGTGGGTCATCGTCGCATTCGGCTTCGTATTTGGCGCCTTCAACGTCGGCATGACGTCCTGGGGTCTTGGCGTCTTCGTGACGCCCATGCAGGAGGAGCTCGAATGGGACCGGTCGCTCGTCTTCCTGCCGCTGCTGGTCGGCGCCATCGTCACGACGCCCCTCGGCATCATTGTGGGCCCCTGGGCGGACACCCGGCATGGCCCCCGCATCCTCGCCCTGGTGGGCATCCTCCTGTTCGGCGCGTCGCTGCTCTACATGAAGGTCGCCGGCAGCGAGCTGGGCTACATCTTCATTTTCGGCATCGTTGGCGGCGTCGGGCGCTTCACGGTCGCGATGGCGCTGGTTGTCGTGCCGAAGTGGTTCGTGCGGAAGCGCGGGATCGCGCAGGCGACGGTGTCGGCGGGCTTCTCCGTCGGGCCGCTGCTCTTCCCGCTGGTCCTCCAGGCGCTGGTCGAGTCCGTTGGCTGGCGCGACGCCTGGTTTATCATGGGCATCGCGCTCATCGTGCTCGCGGGCCCGGGCGCCTTCTTCATCATCCGCTCGCCCGAGGACGTCGGCCTGCGCCCCGACGGCGATAAGGAGGAAGCCCCGCCACGGGCGGGGGCGCCGCAGACGCCCGCAGGCGCGAGGGGGGCATCCCCCGGCCCCGGCGGGCGCGTCTCCGCCGCCTCCGAGGTCAGCCTCACCCGCCGCGAGGCCCTCCACACCTCGCAGTTCTGGATGCTCGTGGTGGCCATCGGCATGGCGACGCTGGCCATCCGCGGGATGATCCCCAACTTCCAGCCCTTCTTCATCTCGCTCGGCTTCGACGCCACGACTGCCGCGGCCTCCATCAGCGTCTACGCCGTGCCGGCCATCGTCATGGGGTTCGTCTTCGGCGGGCTGGCCGACCGCCACGGCCCGCAGAGGCCGTTCCTCGCCGTATGCAGCATCGTGGCCAGCGGCCTCTTCCTCGTGTCGTTGGTGTCGCAGTTCCAGAGCACCGGCATGATGTTCGCAACCATGCTCTACCTGGGCTTCGGCCTCAATGCCTTCTTTGTCGTGAGCCAGGTCTTTGTCGCCAACACCTTCGGGCGACAGCACCTTGGCGCGATCAGAGGCGTCATGCAGACGGTCAACAACCTCGCCACCTTCGGCGGGCCGTGGATCTTCGGCGTCCTCTTTGACCTCTACGCCGACTATGCGCTCCTGTTCGGTCTTGCCGTCGCGGTGTGGCTCGTGACCATCGTGCTGGGAGGCCTCGTGCGGCCGCTGCGACGACCGCCGGTCCTCAGCGCCCCGGTCAATGTTTAG
- a CDS encoding SCO1664 family protein, with amino-acid sequence MPGWQEPPSWPNEPVLEHGEAVSCDLTPLGSNYTFLVCLQDEGGEQVKAIYKPRKGEVPLWDFPHGTLHLREYASYLLAEALGWHFIPKTILRDGPYGEGSMQRYVEHNARDHYFTLREQYEEQFPRICLFDLLANNADRKAGHTILDAAERVWGIDHGLTFHPHPKLRTVIWDFAGEPVPDELVQDLCRLQEKLDRADDAMLPIVDLLHARELEALRHRLAILLDHPEFPDPRNARLPWPWM; translated from the coding sequence TTGCCCGGTTGGCAGGAACCACCTTCATGGCCCAATGAGCCGGTACTCGAACATGGCGAGGCCGTCTCCTGCGACCTGACGCCCCTCGGCTCCAACTACACCTTCCTCGTCTGCCTGCAGGATGAGGGCGGCGAGCAGGTCAAGGCCATCTACAAGCCGCGCAAGGGCGAGGTGCCCCTGTGGGACTTCCCCCACGGCACCCTGCACCTGCGCGAGTACGCGTCGTACCTGCTGGCCGAGGCCCTCGGCTGGCACTTCATCCCGAAGACCATCCTGCGCGACGGCCCCTACGGCGAGGGCTCCATGCAGCGCTACGTCGAGCACAACGCCCGCGACCATTACTTCACGCTGCGGGAGCAGTACGAGGAGCAGTTCCCGCGCATCTGCCTCTTCGACCTGCTGGCCAACAACGCCGACCGCAAGGCGGGCCACACCATCCTCGACGCCGCCGAGCGCGTCTGGGGCATCGACCACGGCCTGACGTTCCACCCGCACCCCAAACTGCGCACCGTCATCTGGGACTTCGCGGGGGAGCCCGTGCCGGACGAGCTGGTGCAGGACCTGTGCCGGTTGCAGGAGAAGCTCGACCGCGCCGACGACGCGATGCTGCCCATCGTCGATCTGCTGCACGCCCGGGAGCTGGAGGCGCTGCGCCACCGGCTCGCCATCCTGCTCGACCACCCGGAGTTTCCGGACCCGCGCAACGCCCGCCTCCCGTGGCCGTGGATGTAG
- a CDS encoding inositol monophosphatase: MPEAPWLKEAEDCAVQLAWDAGRLLMERFQRPMAIEYKDKEGWRDPVTEADRTAETFLSNELAARFPDHGFVGEEGEGRAAGEGGLTWVVDPLDGTTNFANGLPSFCCSIGLLEHGVPVVGAIFLPWPDTPGGRVFHARRGGGAWENEEQLHVAPGEKPVAGRVTVRGGFLAGRFRPSKELLKNAGQQRSVGSTAYELALTADGTYQFTLHGAPHTWDVAAGIVLVQEAGGAVVSRDRQGWRPLTSFLSDAANGDATKQLRDWRQPVLSGNADMVRFVQEGLLPLPLSTRVVRGAKRALRPPRRTGASS, encoded by the coding sequence ATGCCGGAAGCCCCGTGGCTCAAGGAGGCCGAGGACTGCGCCGTGCAGCTTGCGTGGGACGCCGGCCGTCTCCTGATGGAGCGGTTCCAGCGCCCCATGGCCATCGAGTACAAGGACAAGGAGGGCTGGCGTGACCCGGTCACGGAGGCCGACCGCACCGCCGAGACCTTCCTGTCGAACGAGCTGGCGGCGCGCTTCCCCGACCACGGCTTCGTGGGCGAGGAGGGCGAGGGCCGCGCAGCGGGCGAGGGCGGCCTGACGTGGGTCGTTGACCCGCTGGACGGCACCACCAACTTCGCCAATGGACTTCCCTCCTTCTGCTGCTCGATAGGGCTGCTGGAGCACGGCGTGCCCGTCGTAGGCGCGATCTTCCTGCCGTGGCCGGACACCCCCGGCGGACGCGTCTTCCACGCCCGCCGCGGCGGCGGCGCGTGGGAGAACGAGGAGCAGCTCCACGTCGCGCCCGGCGAGAAGCCGGTGGCGGGCCGCGTGACGGTGCGCGGCGGCTTCCTCGCGGGCCGCTTCCGGCCCAGCAAGGAGTTGCTGAAGAACGCCGGCCAGCAGCGCTCCGTCGGCAGCACGGCCTACGAGCTGGCCCTCACCGCCGACGGCACGTACCAGTTCACGCTGCACGGCGCGCCACATACGTGGGACGTGGCCGCGGGCATCGTGCTGGTGCAGGAGGCCGGCGGCGCCGTCGTCAGCCGCGACCGGCAGGGCTGGCGTCCGCTGACCTCGTTCCTGAGCGACGCGGCCAACGGCGACGCCACCAAGCAGCTCCGCGATTGGCGGCAGCCGGTGCTCTCCGGCAACGCAGACATGGTGCGGTTTGTGCAGGAGGGGCTGCTGCCGCTGCCCCTGTCCACCCGCGTGGTGCGCGGCGCGAAGCGGGCGCTCCGCCCGCCGCGGCGCACGGGTGCATCTTCATAG